The DNA segment TGGTGGCCGCGGTCACCGGTGGGCTGGCGGCCCTTTTGTATCGGCTGGTGCCGAGCCGGATCGCGAGGCTCGAGCGCGAGGCCACGCTGCCCGAGGACCTCGCGCCGGCGCGCGAGGAGAACAGCCGGGCCGTGTTCCGCGCGCTGTCTGGCCGCTCGGAGCTGGTAAAGCGCCTTTACGATAAGGTCCTGGCACCCTACCGCCGTCAGCCGCTCGGCGGGGTAGCGCTCGCGCTCTCGGGGCGCTCGGTGGGCGCGGAGGAGCGGCGCGTGCGGAAGGACATCGACGGGCTGCTCGAAGGGCGAGGGCAGGGCAAGCTCGAGGGGACAGGCGCACTGGTCCGCCTCGCCGTCGAGGCGCGCGCCCTCGACGCGCGCGCGGGCCTCGGAGGGCTCCTCCGAGCGTTCGTCCCGGCGCACGTCGCCGCGGTCGCCGCGTTCCTCGTGGTGGCGGTGGTGCACGCGTGGCTCTCGTGGAGGAGCGGGCCTTGAAGCGGACACCCGCGCGCGCGTTGGGTCGATCCGTCGCGCCCACCTCTGACACGACCCGCGTGCGCGCGGGCGCGCTCGTCGCGGCCGCCGCGGCGCTCGGGGCGGGCGCGGGGCTCGCGGTCAGCGCCTGGAGCGGGAGCGCGGCGCCCGAGCGCGCGCTCGCGTCGCCACACGTACGCGCGAAGATCGCCTGCGCCGCGTGCCACGCGGATCGCGGTGCCGAGCGCCCCGCCGCGGCGACCTGCACGCCGTGCCACGTCACCACGCTCCATGCCTCGACCCGCGCGCCCCACCGGGCGCTGGTCGCCAAGGGGGCGCTCTCGTGCGCGACCTGCCACCCGGCTCACGCGGGGTTCCAGGGCGTGACGTTCGCGGCCAGGGGCGGCGAGCGATGGGGCGCCGGCGCGACCCTCCCCGTCGCGCGGGATGCGGCGACCCCCGCGGGGCAGACCGTGCCGCTCGTGGCGCTCGCCGCGTGCACGCGCTGCCACGCCGTTGGCGATCCGCGCGATCCCACGGCGCGGTGCCTGCCGCCGGTGTCGGCGCGTGGCCCGAGCTGGGCGGTCACACCGAGCCTCTGCTTCGATGAGCACGCGGTGGTGACCGACGCCCCGCGCGCGTCGGCGGGGAAGTGTGGAGCTCAGCACGGCGACGCGCACCTCGCGGCCGTCGAGCTCGCGGGCGACGTCGCCCGCACGACGGCCTGGCAGGCTGAGGCCCCGAACCGGCGCGGCCTGCTCTGGCCGCCGGCCCTCGCGGGGCTGTTCGCGTTGATCGCCCTCGGCGTCGCGTCTCGGCGTGCGCCCGTACGCCCGACTGCGCCATCGAAGCTGCCCTCGGTCGAGGCGCGGCGAAAGCTGCCGCGGATCGACGCGTCCACGTGCCTCGGCTGCAACGCGTGCGTCGAGGCTTGCCCGTTCGAGGTGCTCGAGCTCGACTCCTACGTCGCCCGCGTCGCCCGGCCCGAGGAGTGCTGCGGCGTCGTGCTCTGCGAGCAGGTGTGCCCCAACGGGTCGCTCACCGTCGGCGAGGGAGACCTCATCGAGGGGCGCGTTGAAATCGACGAGCGCCTCCAGAGCGCCGCCGTCCCTGGCGTCTACCTCGCGGGCGACCTCACCGGCGTACCGCTCATCAAGAACGCGATCGCCCAAGGGGATCGCGTGGCGCGAGCGGTCCACGAAGACCTGCGCAAGGCGCCGCGCGCGCGCGCTCGCGTGGACGCCGACCTCGTCATCGTGGGCGGAGGCCCCGCGGGCCTCGCGGCGGCGCTGCGGGCGAAGGAGCTCGGGCTCGCGTGCGTCGTGCTCGAGCAGGGCTCGGTGGCGGCCAGCGTCCGCAGCTTCCCTCGCGGCAAGCTCGTCCACGATCCGCCGCTCACGCTGCCGGTCGAGGGAGATCTCTGGCTCGCGGAGGCGACCAAAGAGGAGCTCGTCGCCCAATGGGAGCGCATCGTCCGCGTGCGAGGCCTCGAGGTCCGAGAGGGCCACCGCGTGCGCGCAGCGTCGCGCGACGAGGACGGTGTCTTCTGCGTGGAGGTCGAGGTCGACGGTCAGGCGCTCACGCTCCGCGCGCGCCGCGTGCTCCTCGCGATCGGGCGGCGAGGCACGCCGCGCACCCTGCCGCTCGAGCTCGGCGCGGGTGTCCTCGAGAAGATCCACTACAGCCTGGCCGACGCCGCGTCGTTCGCGCAGGCCCGCGTGGTGGTCGTGGGCCTCGGCGACTCGGCGATGGAGGCCGCCCTCGCGCTCTCGCGCCAGCCCGGCGCCCGCGTCACGGTCGTGGCTCGCGCCACGTCGTTCACGCGCGGGCGGGCGCGGACGGTCGCGGAGCTCCGGCGAGCGCTCGAGTCGCGCCGGCTCGACGTCCACTTCGGCACGCGGCTCGTCGCCGTGGGCCGTACGAGCGCGACGCTGGAGGACCTCGCGAGCGGGAAGCGAGAGTCGCTCGGAAACGACGCCGTCTTCGTGATGATCGGCGGGCTCCCCTCGTGGGACCTGCTGGAGCGCGTCGGCGTCGTCCCGCGTCGCGAGCCGCCGCCGAGCGAGCGACATGGAGAGGCCGAGAGGGCCGACGGGGCCGACCCTGAAACGCCGCCCCGCTGAGATCTTTTCGCGGCGCGGCGCGTACAAGCGGGCTCGGAGGAGTGATGAAGCGGAGAACCCTGGCTATCCTGTCCTTGGCCTGCGTCCTGGCGTCGAGCGCCGCGGCGTTCGCGGTGCCCCTCCCCGATCGGGCGCCCGCGCTCGCCGGCCCGGATGTCGCGCTCTTGCCTCAGTCGGGGTCGGGCGAAGCCACCCGTAGCGCGAGGCCGGCCCAGTTCTCGGCAGGTGAGACCCTGCTCCTCGATGCTCGGCTCGGTCACGAAGTCCTCGGCCAGCGGGGCTCCGGCGAGACCTACCTCTTCGCGCAGGTCACGGGCGCCGACAAGGCTACCGATCGCGCCTCCGCGCCCCCCGTGAACCTCGGCATCGTCATCGACAAGTCGGGCTCCATGAAGGGTGAGCGCATCGCCAACGCGCTGAGCGCCGCGGTGCTCGCGGTCGAGCGCATGCGCGACGGCGACAAGGTCACGGTCGTGAGCTTCGCCGTCGCCTCGGAGGTGGTCGTCCCGCCCACGGTGATCGGCCCCGATACCCGCGCGGGCATCGAGGCGCGCATCCGAGGGATTCGCCTCGGCGGCGACACCTGCATCTCCTGCGGGCTCGAGTCGGCCATGCACGAGCTCATGAAGTCGCCGGCGGGCACCGACCAGGTGAGCCGCATGCTGCTCTTGTCGGACGGAGCTACGAACGCAGGAATCCGCGACGTCCCAGGGTTGCGGAGCCTCGCGGGGCGCATGCGGGACCGCGGCTGCTCGATCAGCACGATCGGCGTCGACGTCGACTTTGACGAGAAGGTGATGGCCGCCATCGCGAACGAGGCGAGCGGCCGGCACTACTTCGTTCGCGACGCCGCCGGCTTGCCCAACATCTTTGCGGAAGAGTTCGAGTCGCTGGTCGCCTCCGTCGCGCGCGACAGCGAGCTCGTGGTCACCCTCGCTCCGGGCGTCGAGGTCGAGCAGGTGTTCGATCGGGCGTTTCGCCGCCAGGGCGATCGCTTGATCATCCCGTTCGGCTCGGTCTCGCGCGCGCAGCAGAAGACCGTGCTCATCAAGCTCCGCGTCCCCGTCGGCTCTGTCGGCCTGCAGCCCGTCGCCGACATGAAGCTCGCGTTCCGCGATCTCGTCCTTCGCACCGACGGCGCCTCCACCGGGGCGCTGTCGCTCGAGGTCCGCGCCGGTGCCAGCGACCCGAGCCTCGACCCCTTCGTGGCCGCGCGGCTCGAGCGGAGCCGCACCGCCCAGAGCCTCACGCAG comes from the Myxococcales bacterium genome and includes:
- a CDS encoding VWA domain-containing protein — protein: MKRRTLAILSLACVLASSAAAFAVPLPDRAPALAGPDVALLPQSGSGEATRSARPAQFSAGETLLLDARLGHEVLGQRGSGETYLFAQVTGADKATDRASAPPVNLGIVIDKSGSMKGERIANALSAAVLAVERMRDGDKVTVVSFAVASEVVVPPTVIGPDTRAGIEARIRGIRLGGDTCISCGLESAMHELMKSPAGTDQVSRMLLLSDGATNAGIRDVPGLRSLAGRMRDRGCSISTIGVDVDFDEKVMAAIANEASGRHYFVRDAAGLPNIFAEEFESLVASVARDSELVVTLAPGVEVEQVFDRAFRRQGDRLIIPFGSVSRAQQKTVLIKLRVPVGSVGLQPVADMKLAFRDLVLRTDGASTGALSLEVRAGASDPSLDPFVAARLERSRTAQSLTQANLLFEAGNVLAARAALADRRTELKKAEKIALADPFAQAPRAARPLNRDFDEQLGAVANAEAFGGDKAATGGAPRAAPAPASPAGKGAVRHNQAAASELAF
- a CDS encoding NAD(P)-binding domain-containing protein — protein: MKRTPARALGRSVAPTSDTTRVRAGALVAAAAALGAGAGLAVSAWSGSAAPERALASPHVRAKIACAACHADRGAERPAAATCTPCHVTTLHASTRAPHRALVAKGALSCATCHPAHAGFQGVTFAARGGERWGAGATLPVARDAATPAGQTVPLVALAACTRCHAVGDPRDPTARCLPPVSARGPSWAVTPSLCFDEHAVVTDAPRASAGKCGAQHGDAHLAAVELAGDVARTTAWQAEAPNRRGLLWPPALAGLFALIALGVASRRAPVRPTAPSKLPSVEARRKLPRIDASTCLGCNACVEACPFEVLELDSYVARVARPEECCGVVLCEQVCPNGSLTVGEGDLIEGRVEIDERLQSAAVPGVYLAGDLTGVPLIKNAIAQGDRVARAVHEDLRKAPRARARVDADLVIVGGGPAGLAAALRAKELGLACVVLEQGSVAASVRSFPRGKLVHDPPLTLPVEGDLWLAEATKEELVAQWERIVRVRGLEVREGHRVRAASRDEDGVFCVEVEVDGQALTLRARRVLLAIGRRGTPRTLPLELGAGVLEKIHYSLADAASFAQARVVVVGLGDSAMEAALALSRQPGARVTVVARATSFTRGRARTVAELRRALESRRLDVHFGTRLVAVGRTSATLEDLASGKRESLGNDAVFVMIGGLPSWDLLERVGVVPRREPPPSERHGEAERADGADPETPPR